The proteins below are encoded in one region of Segatella copri:
- a CDS encoding L-lactate permease — translation MASVVSIIPIVLLFILMLGFKMAGHKSALLTLVVTVLLALFAASPLGMIAPEHAEDSVIALTGWAVVEGILKAVFPILIIILMAIYSYNILVESKQIEVIKRQFTSITDDKGLLVLLLVWGFGGLLEGMAGFGTAVAIPAAILIGLGFKPMFSALVSLIGNTVATGFGAVGVPVTTLCNEVAESGSASAAQICETSAFAIIQLAPLFIILPFIILTLTDKHNLIKNLIIALWVGVISVVVQFVCGYYLGSETPAIIGSLAAIIAIIAYAKVFARKSKVQDKEIFTLAESLKAWSVYLFILIFILVSGALCPPVNAFLKSHLVSAVHLPVLDSTFKFGWISNAGLMLFLGATIGGLIQGLSLKRLMVLLARTTVNLRKTVVTICSLIALASVMNYSGMITAIASGLVAVTGDYYPLVAPMIGAIGTFVTGSDTSSNILFAKLQAHVANQLGMTGQSTFFGLEGGQENWLVAANTTGATGGKMISPQSIAIATAACDMEGKDGEILRSAIPYALLYIVLGGLMVYFGC, via the coding sequence ATGGCATCTGTAGTTTCTATTATTCCCATCGTGTTGCTGTTCATCCTGATGCTCGGCTTCAAGATGGCAGGTCATAAAAGCGCCTTGCTGACGCTCGTAGTTACCGTGTTGCTCGCTCTCTTCGCTGCTTCGCCGCTGGGCATGATTGCCCCGGAACATGCGGAGGACAGTGTTATCGCCCTGACGGGATGGGCGGTGGTGGAAGGCATCCTGAAGGCGGTATTCCCGATTCTCATCATCATCCTGATGGCTATCTACAGCTATAATATCCTCGTGGAAAGCAAGCAGATAGAGGTAATCAAGAGGCAGTTTACATCGATTACCGATGATAAGGGGCTGCTCGTGCTGCTCCTTGTATGGGGATTCGGCGGACTGCTCGAAGGTATGGCGGGCTTCGGAACGGCGGTGGCGATACCTGCTGCCATCCTCATCGGACTCGGCTTCAAACCGATGTTCTCGGCTCTGGTTTCCTTAATCGGTAATACCGTGGCTACGGGATTTGGTGCCGTGGGTGTACCGGTTACTACGCTCTGTAATGAGGTGGCTGAAAGCGGATCGGCTTCGGCGGCACAGATTTGCGAGACTTCGGCCTTCGCCATTATCCAGCTGGCACCTCTTTTTATCATCCTGCCTTTCATCATCCTGACGCTTACCGATAAGCACAATCTTATCAAGAATCTCATCATCGCCCTCTGGGTGGGAGTGATTTCCGTGGTAGTGCAGTTTGTCTGCGGCTATTATCTCGGTTCGGAGACACCAGCCATCATCGGTTCGCTGGCTGCCATTATCGCCATCATCGCATACGCCAAGGTGTTTGCCAGAAAGAGCAAGGTGCAGGATAAGGAAATCTTTACGCTTGCCGAGAGCCTGAAGGCATGGAGCGTTTACCTCTTTATATTGATATTCATCCTGGTTTCCGGCGCACTCTGTCCTCCGGTCAATGCTTTCCTCAAAAGTCATCTGGTGAGTGCGGTTCATCTGCCTGTGCTCGATAGCACCTTTAAGTTTGGCTGGATTTCCAATGCGGGCCTGATGCTCTTCCTGGGTGCTACGATTGGTGGATTGATACAGGGATTGAGCCTCAAACGATTGATGGTGCTCCTTGCCCGTACCACGGTGAATCTGCGCAAGACGGTGGTGACCATCTGTTCGCTGATAGCCCTGGCGAGCGTGATGAACTATTCGGGAATGATTACTGCCATCGCCTCCGGACTGGTGGCTGTGACGGGTGATTACTATCCTCTGGTAGCGCCGATGATTGGTGCCATCGGAACCTTCGTAACGGGTTCTGATACCTCTTCGAATATCCTCTTTGCCAAGCTCCAGGCTCATGTTGCCAACCAGTTGGGTATGACGGGGCAGAGCACATTCTTCGGTCTGGAGGGCGGTCAGGAAAACTGGCTGGTTGCTGCCAACACCACGGGAGCCACTGGTGGCAAGATGATCAGTCCGCAGAGTATCGCCATTGCTACTGCAGCCTGCGATATGGAGGGAAAGGATGGAGAGATTCTCCGTTCGGCCATCCCATACGCCCTGCTGTATATCGTATTGGGCGGACTGATGGTTTACTTCGGTTGCTGA
- a CDS encoding TrkH family potassium uptake protein produces the protein MINSKLIYKILGQLLFIEAFLLFVSLLVAFYYQQDDIFAFIVATLTTIGGGLVLKWRGHGADNSMSRRDAYLVVTLSWIVFSFFGTLPFMISGYINNFTDAYFETMSGFTTTGATILDDVECFPHGLLFWRSLTQWIGGLGIVFFTIALLPSLVGGQTKVFAAEATGPIKTKLHPRLSTSAKWIWSIYLMLTIACIISYYVAGMNLFDSFNYAMSTTATGGFATHNSSTEFFHSPALEYICTFFCFLSGVNFTLLYAAVIKFKIKDLFKNSEFKFYAFMVAAFSAFIMVELMVMRNYDVEHAFRSAIFQVVSFITTTGLFNDDAAVWPHVTWVVLAACMFFGACSGSTSGGLKCIRGVMLVRMVKNEFRQILHPNAVLPLKIDGVNVPMQKRVTLLAFLTTYLIICLVISFTMIAMGIDNTNAITITLSCVGNVGPTLGTEIGPTMSWSELPDVAKWFCSLMMLIGRLEIFSVLVIFTPAFWREN, from the coding sequence ATGATAAACAGCAAATTAATATATAAGATTTTAGGGCAACTGCTTTTCATAGAAGCATTCCTGCTCTTCGTCAGTCTGCTGGTAGCTTTCTATTACCAGCAGGACGACATCTTTGCCTTCATTGTGGCAACACTTACCACCATCGGAGGCGGACTGGTGCTGAAATGGCGAGGACACGGAGCCGATAACTCAATGTCGCGCCGTGATGCCTATCTCGTGGTAACGCTCTCATGGATTGTATTCAGTTTCTTCGGAACCCTCCCCTTCATGATAAGTGGATACATCAACAACTTTACCGATGCCTACTTCGAAACCATGTCGGGATTTACGACAACGGGAGCCACGATATTAGACGATGTAGAATGTTTCCCCCACGGACTGCTTTTCTGGCGTTCGCTCACCCAATGGATAGGCGGTCTGGGAATCGTGTTCTTCACCATCGCCCTGCTGCCATCGCTTGTAGGAGGACAGACCAAGGTGTTTGCTGCCGAGGCAACAGGACCTATCAAAACGAAATTGCATCCCCGGCTTTCCACTTCGGCCAAATGGATATGGAGTATCTATCTGATGCTCACCATCGCCTGCATCATATCCTACTATGTGGCGGGAATGAATCTCTTCGACAGTTTCAACTATGCGATGAGCACGACGGCAACGGGTGGTTTCGCTACCCACAACAGCAGTACCGAGTTCTTCCATTCACCAGCGCTGGAATACATCTGTACGTTCTTCTGTTTCCTGTCGGGTGTGAACTTCACCCTGCTCTATGCAGCCGTCATCAAGTTTAAAATCAAGGATCTGTTCAAGAACTCAGAGTTTAAGTTCTATGCATTCATGGTTGCTGCATTCAGCGCCTTCATCATGGTAGAGCTGATGGTGATGCGCAACTACGATGTGGAGCATGCCTTCAGAAGTGCCATCTTCCAGGTGGTTTCTTTCATCACCACCACCGGTCTGTTTAACGACGATGCTGCTGTGTGGCCTCATGTTACCTGGGTGGTATTGGCAGCCTGCATGTTCTTCGGAGCCTGCTCGGGCAGTACGAGTGGAGGTTTGAAATGTATCCGTGGCGTGATGCTGGTAAGAATGGTGAAGAATGAATTCCGCCAGATTCTGCATCCTAACGCCGTGCTGCCATTGAAGATTGATGGTGTGAACGTACCGATGCAGAAGCGTGTTACGCTGCTTGCCTTCCTCACCACTTATCTCATCATCTGTCTGGTGATATCGTTCACGATGATAGCCATGGGCATCGACAATACCAATGCCATCACCATCACCCTGAGTTGTGTGGGTAATGTGGGACCTACGCTGGGTACGGAAATCGGACCAACCATGTCGTGGAGCGAACTGCCGGATGTGGCAAAATGGTTCTGCTCGCTGATGATGCTCATCGGTCGTCTGGAAATATTCAGTGTGCTGGTTATCTTTACACCAGCATTCTGGAGAGAGAACTAA
- a CDS encoding DUF4435 domain-containing protein — protein MAKRLTDNINSQFFEAANRMTSKKARRKIVAYVESYDDVFFWRSVLGKFENEKRYFDIMLPTRNQHLDRGKKAAISSMLKGVGRDMIACVDADYDYLRQGSTESSQQMLENPYIFHTYAYAIENFQCYARGLHETCVMVTLNDRRIFDFERFLESYSRTIWPLFLWHMLFYVRHRKMSMHFDMAEFDKVIMLPSVRIQDPKWAIDYLGKKVRAKLFQLERRFKKFKDELDEMALYLNNLGVNESNTYLYIQGHHLFDLVVSPIVQSVCDALRNDRENEIRDRALHSEQARTEMACYENSLGKVKMMMKKNTFYQFSPEFQKIQADVEKYLER, from the coding sequence ATGGCTAAACGTTTAACCGATAATATCAATTCCCAGTTCTTCGAGGCAGCCAACAGGATGACCTCGAAGAAGGCTCGGCGCAAGATTGTGGCTTACGTCGAGAGCTATGATGATGTCTTCTTCTGGCGTTCTGTACTGGGAAAGTTTGAAAATGAAAAACGCTATTTTGATATCATGCTGCCTACCCGTAACCAGCATTTAGACCGAGGCAAGAAGGCTGCTATCTCCAGTATGCTGAAGGGAGTAGGTAGGGATATGATAGCCTGTGTAGATGCCGATTACGATTATCTGCGTCAGGGCTCAACCGAGTCTTCCCAGCAGATGTTGGAGAATCCTTACATCTTCCATACCTATGCCTATGCCATTGAAAACTTCCAATGTTATGCCAGAGGATTGCACGAAACCTGTGTGATGGTGACGCTCAACGACCGTCGCATCTTCGATTTCGAGCGTTTTCTTGAGTCCTATTCCCGTACCATCTGGCCCCTCTTTTTATGGCACATGCTGTTTTATGTTCGTCATCGCAAGATGTCGATGCATTTTGATATGGCGGAGTTTGATAAGGTCATCATGCTGCCTTCTGTCCGAATCCAGGATCCTAAATGGGCGATAGATTATTTGGGAAAGAAGGTGCGGGCAAAGCTGTTCCAGCTGGAGCGCCGCTTCAAGAAGTTTAAGGATGAGTTGGATGAAATGGCTCTTTACCTCAATAATCTGGGTGTAAACGAGAGCAATACCTATTTATATATACAGGGTCATCATCTCTTCGACCTGGTAGTTAGTCCTATCGTCCAGAGCGTCTGCGATGCTTTGCGCAACGATAGGGAGAATGAAATCCGCGACCGTGCCCTCCATTCCGAGCAGGCCCGCACCGAGATGGCATGCTACGAGAACAGTCTGGGCAAGGTAAAAATGATGATGAAGAAAAACACCTTCTACCAGTTCTCTCCCGAATTCCAGAAGATTCAGGCGGATGTGGAAAAGTATTTAGAAAGGTAA
- a CDS encoding RNA polymerase sigma factor, with the protein MRTEEFNHIILPMRSDLKAYALRLTESDDNAEDLVQEVMLRLWDIRQNIQAEDNLKALAITIMRNKFYDQCRHEERNFTTDNVMEVPIEDRRAEQRDEVNLIKQIVAQLPPLQQQIFRMKEIEGYTADEIMQITGCTADNLRKNLSRARLKIRETYMNIVKQNRTK; encoded by the coding sequence ATGAGAACAGAAGAATTCAACCATATCATCCTACCGATGCGCAGCGACCTGAAAGCGTATGCGCTAAGGTTGACTGAGAGTGACGACAATGCCGAAGACCTCGTGCAGGAAGTCATGCTCAGGCTGTGGGACATACGCCAGAATATCCAGGCAGAAGATAACCTCAAGGCGCTAGCCATCACCATCATGCGCAACAAGTTTTATGACCAGTGCAGGCATGAGGAGCGGAACTTCACCACCGACAATGTGATGGAAGTACCCATAGAAGACCGGCGGGCAGAGCAACGGGACGAGGTAAACCTCATCAAGCAGATAGTGGCACAGCTACCGCCCTTGCAGCAGCAGATATTCCGCATGAAGGAGATAGAAGGCTATACTGCCGATGAAATCATGCAGATAACGGGATGCACTGCCGATAATCTCCGAAAGAATCTCTCCAGAGCACGACTCAAAATCAGAGAGACCTATATGAATATCGTGAAACAGAACAGAACAAAATAA
- the trkA gene encoding Trk system potassium transporter TrkA: MKIIIAGAYAIGTHLARLLSRSNEEITLIDESEERLASIGSDCDLLTMLGKPTSLHILRDAGVADADLFIAVTPVESTNITASILAKNLGAKRTVARVDNPEYMDQQAQEFFKELGISKLIYPEMLAAVDINNGLKMSWVRQRWDVHDGALIMLGIKLREGCEILNEPLKSISGPNDPYHVVAIKRGSDTIIPGGNDELKLYDLAYFMTTRNYIPYIRKIVGKEHYVDVKNVMIMGGGRTAVRAVKKMPEYMECKIIEMSEERCEYLNDILDENKTLIIHGDGRDIPLLVEEGIRSTQAFVALTGNAETNILACLTAKRMGVRKTVAAVENVDYVSMAESLDIGTIINKKMIAASYIYQMMLDADVMNVRFLMSANADVAEFIAKEGSKVTQKPVKELGMPIGVTIGGLVRGEEGMLVSGNTQIEPGDSVMVFCHNINMKKIEKYFI, translated from the coding sequence ATGAAAATAATCATAGCTGGCGCATATGCCATAGGTACTCATCTGGCGAGACTCCTGTCACGCAGCAATGAAGAGATTACGCTCATCGATGAAAGCGAAGAGCGCCTGGCAAGCATTGGCTCCGACTGCGACCTGCTCACCATGCTGGGCAAGCCTACCAGTCTTCACATCTTACGCGATGCGGGGGTAGCAGATGCCGACCTCTTCATCGCCGTTACTCCGGTAGAAAGTACCAACATCACAGCTAGCATCCTTGCCAAGAACCTGGGTGCCAAAAGAACGGTGGCCCGCGTGGATAATCCGGAATATATGGATCAGCAGGCTCAGGAATTCTTCAAAGAATTAGGTATCAGCAAACTGATTTATCCGGAGATGCTCGCAGCCGTAGATATCAATAACGGACTGAAAATGAGTTGGGTACGTCAGCGCTGGGATGTGCACGACGGCGCACTCATCATGCTCGGCATCAAACTACGCGAAGGATGCGAGATACTGAACGAACCGCTCAAGAGCATCAGCGGTCCTAACGATCCATACCACGTGGTAGCCATCAAGCGAGGCAGCGATACCATCATCCCTGGCGGTAACGACGAACTGAAACTCTACGACCTCGCCTACTTCATGACCACCCGCAACTACATCCCATATATCCGCAAAATTGTAGGCAAGGAGCACTATGTGGATGTGAAGAACGTGATGATTATGGGTGGCGGACGCACAGCCGTAAGAGCCGTAAAGAAGATGCCGGAATATATGGAATGCAAGATTATCGAGATGAGTGAGGAGCGCTGCGAATATCTCAACGATATCCTCGATGAGAACAAGACGCTCATCATTCATGGTGACGGACGCGACATTCCGCTGCTCGTAGAAGAAGGTATCCGCAGCACGCAGGCCTTCGTGGCACTGACCGGTAACGCCGAAACCAATATCCTGGCCTGTCTTACCGCCAAGAGAATGGGTGTGCGCAAGACAGTGGCTGCCGTAGAAAACGTAGACTACGTGAGCATGGCAGAGAGTCTGGATATCGGTACCATCATCAACAAGAAGATGATTGCCGCCAGCTACATCTACCAGATGATGCTTGATGCTGACGTGATGAACGTGAGATTCCTGATGAGCGCCAACGCCGATGTGGCAGAATTCATAGCCAAAGAAGGTTCGAAGGTAACCCAGAAACCGGTGAAGGAACTCGGCATGCCTATCGGTGTAACCATCGGTGGACTGGTTCGCGGTGAAGAAGGAATGCTCGTTTCGGGTAATACACAGATAGAACCGGGCGACTCGGTAATGGTTTTCTGCCACAACATCAACATGAAGAAAATTGAGAAATACTTCATCTAA
- a CDS encoding DMT family transporter, producing the protein MDNKRPLIAHLCLFCSGAFWGLMAPVGKDAMLHGIDGIDLVSFRVLGGAILFWLTSLFTKKEHVPVKDIFKFAAAGLFALVFNQCSYTIGLNMTSPSNSSIMTTSMPIFAMVLSFLILKEPITWKKALGVLMGCAGAVIIIMTSATAGNAKVGNIWGDLLCMSAQLSFALYLSLFKNLLSKYSLFTINKWMFLWATVLIWPFTISHVMSIDFAQVPMSTWWETGYVVLFGTYLGYICMMIGQKTLRPTVVSVYNYVQPLVSVTVSVIVGLAVFKGMQAIAAILVFSGVWLVVKSKSKRDIDQHDHSLAYEKRHA; encoded by the coding sequence ATGGATAACAAACGACCTCTTATCGCCCATCTGTGCCTCTTCTGTTCCGGCGCATTCTGGGGACTGATGGCTCCCGTAGGCAAGGATGCCATGCTTCACGGCATCGACGGCATCGACCTGGTGAGCTTCCGTGTATTGGGTGGTGCCATTCTCTTCTGGCTCACCTCGCTCTTCACCAAGAAAGAGCATGTTCCAGTAAAAGACATCTTCAAGTTTGCTGCTGCCGGACTCTTCGCCCTCGTGTTCAACCAGTGTTCTTACACCATCGGTCTGAACATGACTTCGCCTAGCAATTCCAGTATCATGACCACTTCGATGCCTATCTTCGCCATGGTTCTCTCCTTCCTGATATTGAAGGAGCCTATCACCTGGAAGAAGGCGCTCGGTGTATTGATGGGATGCGCAGGTGCCGTCATCATCATCATGACGAGTGCTACGGCTGGCAATGCCAAGGTGGGAAACATCTGGGGCGACCTGCTCTGTATGTCGGCGCAGCTTTCCTTCGCCCTCTACCTGTCGCTCTTCAAGAACCTGCTGTCTAAATATTCGCTCTTCACCATCAACAAGTGGATGTTCCTCTGGGCAACGGTCCTGATATGGCCTTTCACCATCAGTCACGTGATGAGCATCGACTTTGCACAGGTTCCGATGAGCACCTGGTGGGAAACGGGCTACGTGGTTCTCTTCGGCACTTATCTGGGCTATATCTGCATGATGATTGGTCAGAAGACCCTGCGCCCTACCGTGGTGAGTGTATATAACTATGTGCAGCCTCTGGTATCGGTCACCGTGAGTGTCATCGTGGGGCTCGCCGTATTCAAGGGTATGCAGGCAATAGCCGCCATCCTCGTGTTCTCAGGTGTATGGCTCGTGGTAAAGAGCAAGTCAAAGAGAGATATCGACCAGCACGATCACAGTCTGGCCTACGAGAAAAGACATGCTTAA
- a CDS encoding type I phosphomannose isomerase catalytic subunit, protein MKPLKFQPLLKSTIWGGSKIITFKHLDVKQENVGESWEISGVPGNESIVADGEMQGKNLNEVVAERKGSFLGEENYKRFGNEFPLLIKFIDANRDLSIQVHPNDEIAKKQGKERGKTEMWYALPCEPDAKLYNGLKMQITPEQYKEMVENDTITDALAQYNVKEDDCFFIPAGRIHTIGTGCFVVEIQQTSDVTYRIYDFKRKDKDGNYRQLHTKEAAECIDYTVLPDYRQHYTPAKNQGVSMVQCPYFTTAVYDLDEPMTLDYSELDSFVILIGLKGEAKITDNEGNEITLQGGESIVVPASTKTLKVEGTLKFLETYV, encoded by the coding sequence ATGAAACCATTAAAATTTCAACCGCTATTAAAATCCACCATCTGGGGTGGCAGTAAGATTATCACTTTCAAGCATCTCGACGTAAAGCAAGAGAATGTGGGAGAAAGCTGGGAAATCTCTGGAGTACCAGGAAATGAAAGCATCGTAGCCGATGGCGAGATGCAGGGCAAGAACCTCAACGAGGTTGTTGCAGAACGGAAGGGAAGCTTCCTCGGAGAAGAGAACTACAAGCGTTTCGGCAATGAGTTTCCACTGCTCATCAAGTTTATCGATGCCAACCGCGACCTCTCTATCCAGGTGCATCCTAATGATGAAATTGCCAAGAAGCAAGGTAAGGAACGCGGCAAGACCGAGATGTGGTATGCGCTGCCATGCGAGCCGGATGCCAAACTCTACAACGGCTTGAAGATGCAGATTACTCCTGAGCAGTACAAGGAGATGGTAGAGAACGATACCATCACCGATGCCCTGGCTCAGTATAACGTGAAGGAGGACGACTGCTTCTTTATCCCAGCCGGCAGAATCCACACCATCGGAACAGGCTGTTTCGTTGTCGAGATTCAGCAGACCAGCGATGTTACCTATCGCATCTACGACTTCAAGCGCAAGGACAAGGATGGCAACTATCGTCAGCTCCACACCAAGGAAGCTGCCGAGTGCATTGACTACACCGTATTGCCAGACTATCGCCAGCACTACACTCCTGCCAAGAACCAGGGTGTAAGTATGGTACAGTGCCCTTACTTCACCACAGCCGTTTATGATCTCGATGAGCCAATGACACTGGATTATTCAGAGTTGGACAGCTTCGTGATTCTGATTGGCTTGAAGGGTGAGGCTAAGATTACCGACAACGAGGGTAACGAGATTACGCTCCAGGGCGGCGAAAGTATCGTTGTTCCTGCCAGCACCAAGACATTGAAGGTAGAAGGAACCCTGAAGTTCCTGGAGACATACGTATAA
- a CDS encoding AAA family ATPase: MQKYADYIKQIEIESLWSGTKHILWNLDRRVNILSGVNGVGKSTILNKVVKGLAAGGEFPSHMIKGVHLKVEPEEAKWIRYDVIRSVDRPLMNAEMINKIDLTLVTELDWQLFQLQRKYLDYQVNIGNRIIAVLQSGEPDAAFKAQKLSEPKKLFQDMVDNLFKDTGKTIIRTANEIRFNQIGEQLSPYQLSAGEKQILAILLTVLVEDNQSYVLFMDEPEISLHFEWQKQLIGLVLQLNPNIQIIMTTHSPAVVMDGWTDRVTDVNDITIS, from the coding sequence ATGCAGAAATATGCTGATTATATCAAACAGATAGAGATTGAATCTCTCTGGAGCGGTACCAAACATATTCTTTGGAACCTCGACCGCCGTGTCAATATCCTGAGTGGTGTAAACGGCGTGGGCAAGAGTACTATATTAAATAAGGTGGTAAAGGGTCTGGCGGCTGGCGGTGAATTCCCTAGTCACATGATCAAGGGCGTGCATCTGAAGGTGGAGCCGGAGGAGGCAAAGTGGATTCGCTACGATGTAATCCGCTCGGTAGATAGACCATTGATGAATGCCGAGATGATCAACAAGATAGACCTTACCCTGGTTACCGAACTCGACTGGCAGCTCTTCCAGCTGCAGCGCAAGTATCTGGATTATCAGGTGAACATCGGCAACCGCATCATCGCCGTCTTGCAGAGTGGCGAACCGGATGCAGCCTTCAAGGCTCAGAAACTGAGTGAACCGAAGAAGTTGTTCCAGGATATGGTAGATAATCTTTTCAAGGATACCGGCAAGACCATCATTCGTACAGCCAATGAAATCCGCTTCAATCAGATAGGCGAGCAGCTCTCGCCTTATCAGCTCTCGGCTGGTGAGAAGCAGATTCTTGCCATCCTCCTCACCGTGCTGGTGGAGGACAACCAGTCATACGTCCTCTTTATGGATGAGCCGGAAATCAGCCTTCATTTCGAATGGCAGAAGCAGCTCATCGGTCTGGTGCTGCAGCTTAATCCGAATATCCAGATTATCATGACCACCCACAGTCCTGCTGTGGTCATGGATGGATGGACCGATAGGGTGACGGATGTGAATGATATTACGATTTCGTAA
- the dxs gene encoding 1-deoxy-D-xylulose-5-phosphate synthase has product MDKNKFSLLNSIKYPEDLRRLSIDQLPQVCKELREDIIDEVAVNPGHFASSLGVVEITVALHYIYNTPYDRIVWDVGHQAYGHKILTGRRENFCTNRKLHGIRPFPTPLESEYDTFACGHASNSISAALGMAVAARENGDTNRHVVAVIGDGAMSGGLAFEGLNNVSSTPNDMLIILNDNDMSIDRAVGGMEKYLLNLDTNETYNRLRFKASQWLHSKGYLNEDRKKGILRLNNALKSALSHQQNIFEGMNIRYFGPFDGHDVKEVARVLKQLKNMKGPKLLHLHTTKGKGYEPAEKSATIWHAPGKFDPETGERIIADTSNQPPKYQDVFGETLLELAQKNPKIVGVTPAMPTGCSMNIMMKAMPNRTFDVGIAEGHAVTFSGGMAKDGLIPFCNIYSSFAQRAYDNIIHDMALLNLPVIMCLDRAGLVGEDGPTHHGAFDMAALRPIPHLTIASPMNEHELRNLMYSAQLPGHGSYVIRYPRGKGVLVDWRNPMEEIKTGTGRKLKDGTDVAVLTIGPIGNDAAQAIAEVEAETGMSIAHYDMRFLKPLDEDILKEVGEKFSRIITIEDGVRMGGMGSAVLEWMNDHDYQPKMTRMGLPDEFVEHGTVAQLREIVHLDKESIKEAIKK; this is encoded by the coding sequence ATGGACAAGAACAAGTTTAGTCTATTAAATAGTATAAAATACCCGGAAGATTTGAGACGGCTGAGCATTGACCAGCTGCCACAAGTCTGCAAAGAGTTAAGAGAAGACATTATCGACGAGGTTGCCGTCAACCCCGGTCATTTTGCCTCCTCTCTTGGCGTGGTGGAAATAACCGTAGCCCTACATTATATCTACAACACCCCATACGACCGTATTGTATGGGATGTGGGACACCAGGCCTACGGACATAAGATATTAACAGGACGCCGCGAAAACTTCTGCACCAACCGCAAGTTGCACGGCATCCGTCCATTCCCTACACCTTTAGAAAGCGAATATGATACCTTCGCCTGCGGACATGCGAGCAATTCCATCTCCGCAGCACTCGGTATGGCCGTTGCCGCACGCGAAAACGGAGATACCAACAGGCACGTGGTAGCCGTCATTGGCGATGGAGCCATGAGCGGCGGACTGGCTTTCGAGGGACTGAACAACGTATCAAGTACACCTAACGACATGCTCATCATCCTGAACGACAACGATATGAGCATCGACCGGGCAGTGGGAGGTATGGAGAAATATCTCCTGAACCTCGATACCAACGAGACCTACAACCGCCTCCGTTTCAAGGCATCGCAGTGGCTGCACTCCAAAGGCTATCTCAACGAAGACCGCAAGAAGGGCATCCTGCGCCTGAACAATGCACTGAAGTCGGCACTGAGTCATCAGCAGAACATCTTCGAGGGTATGAATATCCGCTACTTCGGACCTTTCGACGGTCATGACGTGAAGGAAGTGGCGAGAGTGCTCAAACAGCTTAAGAACATGAAGGGTCCTAAGCTGCTGCACCTGCATACCACCAAGGGAAAGGGTTACGAACCAGCCGAGAAGAGTGCTACCATCTGGCACGCGCCAGGCAAATTCGATCCGGAAACGGGTGAGAGAATCATTGCCGATACCAGCAACCAGCCTCCTAAATATCAGGATGTTTTCGGAGAGACGCTGCTGGAACTGGCTCAGAAGAACCCGAAGATTGTAGGTGTGACGCCAGCCATGCCTACAGGATGCTCCATGAACATCATGATGAAGGCGATGCCAAACCGTACCTTCGATGTAGGTATTGCCGAGGGGCATGCCGTCACCTTCTCAGGAGGTATGGCGAAAGACGGACTCATCCCATTCTGCAATATCTACAGTTCGTTTGCACAGCGTGCCTACGATAACATCATCCACGACATGGCACTGCTCAACCTGCCGGTTATCATGTGTCTTGACCGTGCCGGACTGGTAGGTGAAGACGGACCAACCCATCATGGTGCCTTCGATATGGCGGCTCTCCGCCCGATTCCGCATCTCACCATCGCATCTCCGATGAACGAACATGAGTTGCGCAACCTGATGTATTCAGCGCAGTTGCCAGGTCATGGCAGCTATGTAATCCGTTATCCGAGAGGCAAGGGTGTGCTCGTAGACTGGCGCAACCCGATGGAGGAAATCAAGACCGGTACCGGCAGAAAGCTGAAAGACGGCACCGATGTAGCCGTTCTTACCATCGGTCCTATCGGAAACGATGCCGCTCAGGCTATCGCTGAGGTAGAAGCCGAAACCGGAATGAGCATCGCCCACTACGATATGCGATTCCTCAAGCCACTCGATGAAGACATTCTGAAAGAGGTGGGCGAAAAGTTCAGCCGCATCATCACCATCGAAGACGGCGTTCGTATGGGCGGTATGGGCTCTGCCGTACTGGAATGGATGAACGACCATGACTATCAGCCAAAGATGACCCGAATGGGATTGCCAGATGAGTTTGTGGAACACGGAACCGTGGCACAGCTCAGGGAAATCGTGCATCTCGATAAAGAATCAATCAAAGAAGCAATTAAGAAATGA